Part of the Legionella cardiaca genome, ACTAAGATCATAAGCAATGACTTTTCGTTGTCGTGCCTGACTATAGCGGACAACCTTAGAAACATTTGCTGCTGTCATTAAATGTTCACTTAATGCAATATAATCAGCAAAATTTAACCAGGCGAGTTGCTGTGGATTATCAATGAGTAACGCAATTCGGTAAGGCGTTGATTCCAATTCCTCTCGAGGGCAACTGGCGTTAATGTCAGCCGCGTGAAGTTTAAGTACAATGGGTTGTTCAATAGGAGACTCAGAGTGCTCTATTAAAAATTTAAGCGCGTAAGGAATCAATAGTGGTAAATTTTTTGATGTGTTGCGCTGGATAGTTGCGAAATGTTCAAATAGCTCACCATGCTCTTTGGCTTGTCGGCTAGCGATAATTTCAATTGCGGCACATTCTAATCGCTGATTATAGATGGTGCGCTTTATTAGCATGGCTAAATTCCTTTAACCCTTTACAAAAGCATAGTACGAGAATAATAAGATAGCTAAAAAATGGCTGTGTAAAGTTTGAATCTTTGCGCAAAAAACACAGAGTGGTATACTGCGCTGGTTTTGGGCTCGAGTGTTGTTCTTTAGGTTCTATTTTATAGACACCTCAGTCTGGAATCTAAGACCAAACACCGGTAAATTTATCTATAACTGATAAAGACCGATTATGCTATATTTATGGCATTTTCTTTAAGGAAGATTTTGACTGTGAATCAAAAAAGACCAATAAATCTTGATTTAGGAACCATGAAATTTCCTCCCATGGCCATTGCTTCAATTCTACACCGAATTTCTGGACTGGTGCTTTTCTTATTGATGCCGGCAATGCTCTATTTTTTAGGCATGTCGCTCTATAGCAGTGATTCTTTTATTGAATTACAGCATATGTTAAGAACACCATTGCATAAACTCCTCCTGTGGGCATTTAGTGCTGCATTGATATACCATGTGCTTGCTGGTATTCGTCATTTACTTATGGATGCAGGTTACGGTGAACATCTTCATGCTGGCCGCCGCAGTGCTATTTTAGTTATTGCCTTGGCAGTAATATTTACTCTCTTGCTAGGAATCTGGATATGGTAACCAACATTACAAGTTTGACTGGGAATGGTTTAAAAGATTGGTTAATTCAACGCGTTACTTCTATTTATTTTGCTATTTATTCCATGTTTCTGCTGGGATATTTACTATTCCACCCGCAATTGAATTATGTTGAATGGTATGGTTTGTTTCATCATGTTGGTTTTAAAATAGCAAGTCTTATTGCCTTATTTGCCATGTCGTTGCATGCCTGGATAGGGGTTTGGACGGTAACAACTGATTACATAAAATGTACTGCCATAAGACTAAGTGTGCAAATGCTGGTTGTACTTTGGCTGCTTGGTCAATTCGTGTGGGGCTTAATGATTATGTGGGGGCAATAAGCATGACAATTGCACGTGACAAATTTGATGCTGTAATTATTGGTGCAGGTGGAGCGGGCATGCGTGCAGCTTTACAGCTGGCCAATTCAGGTTTAAAGGTTGCATTATTATCGAAAGTATTTCCAACTCGTTCGCATACAGTGTCTGCACAGGGCGGTATTACGGCTGCCTTAGGTAATGCAGATGAAGATGATTGGCGTTGGCATATGTACGATACCGTCAAAGGTGCTGATTATATTGGCGATCAAGACTGCATTGAGTATTTATGCAAAACTGGTCCAGAAGCCGTTTATGAACTAGAGCACATGGGTTTGCCTTTCTCACGTATGGATAATGGCAAAATTTATCAACGTCAATTCGGTGGTCAGTCTAAAAATTTTGGTGGCGAGCAAGCGGCCCGGACCTGTGCTGCAGCGGACAGAACCGGTCATGCTCTCTTACATACGCTCTATCAACAAAATATTAGAGCAAAAACACATGTATTTAGTGAATGGTATGCGCTTGATTTTGTTAAAGATGCCCATGGACGTATCGCAGGTGTTACGGCAATGTCTATCGAAACAGGGGAAGTTGTCTTTTATCAAACACGTATTTGTATTCTTGCTACAGGTGGTGCGGGTCGTATTTATCAATCAACCACGAATGCTCATATTAACACGGGTGATGGTTTCGGTATGGCTTTACGGGCGGGTCTTGCTCTTCAAGACATGGAAATGTGGCAATTTCACCCTACCGGGATTGCTGGCGCAGGTGTGTTAGTGACAGAAGGTTGCCGAGGGGAAGGTGGGTATCTAATTAACAAAGATGGTGAGCGCTTTATGGAGCGTTATGCGCCACGTGTGAAGGACTTGGCTTCGCGTGATGTTGTTGCTCGCTCTATGGCTTTGGAAATACGTGCTGGTAAAGGTTTTGACCCAAAAGGTGTGGATCACGTTAAATTAAAGCTGGATCACTTAGGCGCTGATTTAATTATGTCACGCCTGCCAGGTATTCGCGAACTATCATTAAAATTTGCGGGTGTTGATCCCATTGTTGAGCCAATTCCTGTTGTGCCTACATGTCACTACAGCATGGGTGGTATCCCGACCAATATGCATGGTCAGGTCATTACTAAAAAGAACGGTGCTGACGAGATTGTTGAGGGACTTTATGCTGTTGGTGAGTGTGCCTGCGTTTCAGTACATGGTGCTAACCGTTTGGGAGGAAACTCGCTACTTGATTTGGTTGTTTTCGGTCGTGCAGCCGGTATTCACGTTGAAGAACTATGGCAATCCAATCAACTACCAGAGATGCCTTACATAACTGATGATGATATTTCAGCGTCATTAACACGTTATTATCG contains:
- the sdhC gene encoding succinate dehydrogenase, cytochrome b556 subunit, which encodes MNQKRPINLDLGTMKFPPMAIASILHRISGLVLFLLMPAMLYFLGMSLYSSDSFIELQHMLRTPLHKLLLWAFSAALIYHVLAGIRHLLMDAGYGEHLHAGRRSAILVIALAVIFTLLLGIWIW
- the sdhD gene encoding succinate dehydrogenase, hydrophobic membrane anchor protein, whose product is MVTNITSLTGNGLKDWLIQRVTSIYFAIYSMFLLGYLLFHPQLNYVEWYGLFHHVGFKIASLIALFAMSLHAWIGVWTVTTDYIKCTAIRLSVQMLVVLWLLGQFVWGLMIMWGQ
- the sdhA gene encoding succinate dehydrogenase flavoprotein subunit — translated: MTIARDKFDAVIIGAGGAGMRAALQLANSGLKVALLSKVFPTRSHTVSAQGGITAALGNADEDDWRWHMYDTVKGADYIGDQDCIEYLCKTGPEAVYELEHMGLPFSRMDNGKIYQRQFGGQSKNFGGEQAARTCAAADRTGHALLHTLYQQNIRAKTHVFSEWYALDFVKDAHGRIAGVTAMSIETGEVVFYQTRICILATGGAGRIYQSTTNAHINTGDGFGMALRAGLALQDMEMWQFHPTGIAGAGVLVTEGCRGEGGYLINKDGERFMERYAPRVKDLASRDVVARSMALEIRAGKGFDPKGVDHVKLKLDHLGADLIMSRLPGIRELSLKFAGVDPIVEPIPVVPTCHYSMGGIPTNMHGQVITKKNGADEIVEGLYAVGECACVSVHGANRLGGNSLLDLVVFGRAAGIHVEELWQSNQLPEMPYITDDDISASLTRYYRWENSTEGESPAVIRDEMQRVMQEDFGVFRTGEIMEKGLHRLQALRERLDNAMLSDKSKIFNTERVAALELDNLMATAYATAKSALARTESRGAHSREDYPARDDANWIKHTLYFEQGDSIDFRPVNTSPKYVKAFEPKERVY